The following are from one region of the Veillonella nakazawae genome:
- a CDS encoding XTP/dITP diphosphatase, with amino-acid sequence MEQIVLATGNKGKIREFSEAFSHLSIDCIPVKEVVTIEEPEETGTTFMENALLKAHYYAKATNRPCLADDSGITVDALNGAPGVYSARYAGHHGDDQANNEKLIRELQGKSDHTGHYVCALALVYPDGREVTAEGYCDGLVQDEPKGDNGFGYDPYFYVPEFEKTMAELSIEEKETISHRGRALRKLINKL; translated from the coding sequence GTGGAACAAATCGTATTAGCTACAGGCAATAAAGGGAAAATTCGTGAATTTTCTGAGGCTTTCTCTCATTTATCTATCGATTGTATACCGGTAAAAGAGGTTGTTACCATTGAGGAACCTGAGGAAACGGGTACAACCTTTATGGAAAATGCTCTTTTAAAAGCTCACTATTATGCAAAGGCAACAAATCGTCCATGTCTTGCCGATGATTCTGGCATCACCGTAGATGCTCTTAATGGGGCACCAGGTGTATATTCTGCGCGTTATGCAGGTCATCATGGTGATGATCAAGCTAATAATGAAAAATTAATTCGCGAACTGCAAGGTAAAAGTGACCACACAGGTCATTATGTATGTGCCTTAGCTCTCGTATATCCTGATGGCCGTGAAGTGACGGCTGAAGGCTATTGTGATGGACTTGTTCAAGATGAGCCAAAAGGGGACAATGGTTTTGGCTATGATCCATACTTCTATGTACCTGAATTTGAAAAGACAATGGCAGAACTTAGCATTGAAGAAAAGGAAACCATCAGCCATCGTGGCCGTGCTTTACGCAAATTAATTAACAAGCTTTAA
- a CDS encoding metallophosphoesterase family protein → MKRIGILSDTHGYLDDIDLVLEATADQEIDMWLHAGDYGDDARYMQEHTDIPVYAVRGNNDRVQPLEPREQLIPLEDTYIYMTHGHEVSYYNRIQKLIELGTDMGARLIVSGHSHHHGEVRVRDAVFVNPGSISLARDRSGGTFAIVTYDNGQFSVEFVYKQDIV, encoded by the coding sequence ATGAAACGAATTGGTATTTTAAGTGATACTCATGGGTATCTAGATGATATAGATCTTGTCTTGGAGGCTACAGCAGACCAAGAAATTGATATGTGGCTTCATGCTGGTGATTATGGTGATGATGCACGCTATATGCAGGAACATACTGATATTCCTGTGTATGCAGTGCGCGGTAATAATGACCGTGTACAGCCTCTAGAACCGCGGGAACAGTTGATTCCTCTAGAGGATACCTATATTTACATGACTCATGGTCATGAGGTATCATATTATAATCGAATACAAAAACTGATTGAGTTAGGCACTGATATGGGGGCGCGACTCATCGTGTCCGGTCATAGTCATCATCATGGTGAGGTTCGTGTTCGTGATGCGGTATTTGTGAATCCCGGCAGTATATCGTTGGCTCGTGACCGCTCAGGCGGTACATTTGCTATCGTTACCTACGATAATGGACAGTTTAGTGTAGAATTTGTGTATAAACAAGATATTGTTTAG
- the speD gene encoding adenosylmethionine decarboxylase — protein sequence MDTPVKAKPKMKLYGFNNLTKTLSFNIYDICYTRTEEEKKQYIQYIDEVYNADRLTAILTEVSRIIGANILNVAKQDYDPQGASVTILISEEEIEKEDVVMHLDKSHLTVHTYPESHPHKGVSTFRADIEVSTCGQISPLKALNYLIQSFDSDILTMDYHVRGFTRDVSGKKIYIDHRINSIQNYINAKTRNMYNMIDVNVYQENIFHTKMMLKEFDLDNYLFGITESELSEREIKQIKHQLKQEMMEIFYGRNLPSVKA from the coding sequence ATGGATACACCAGTTAAAGCAAAGCCTAAAATGAAATTATATGGTTTTAATAATCTCACAAAGACATTGAGTTTTAATATTTATGATATTTGTTATACTCGTACGGAAGAAGAGAAAAAGCAATACATTCAGTACATTGATGAAGTATACAATGCAGATCGTTTAACAGCTATTTTAACAGAAGTAAGCCGCATTATCGGTGCTAACATCCTTAACGTAGCGAAACAAGACTACGACCCTCAGGGTGCGTCTGTTACGATTTTGATTTCTGAAGAGGAAATTGAAAAGGAAGATGTAGTCATGCATCTTGATAAATCTCATCTTACTGTACATACTTATCCTGAAAGCCATCCGCACAAAGGGGTTAGTACGTTCCGTGCCGATATTGAAGTATCTACATGTGGTCAGATTTCTCCCCTTAAAGCACTTAACTATTTGATTCAAAGCTTTGATTCCGATATCCTTACAATGGACTACCATGTACGTGGCTTTACACGTGATGTATCTGGTAAGAAAATCTATATCGATCATCGTATCAACTCTATCCAAAACTACATCAACGCAAAAACTCGCAATATGTACAACATGATTGATGTAAACGTATATCAAGAAAATATTTTCCACACAAAAATGATGTTAAAAGAATTTGATTTAGATAACTATCTCTTTGGTATTACTGAATCTGAATTGAGTGAACGAGAAATCAAACAAATTAAACATCAGTTAAAACAAGAAATGATGGAAATTTTCTATGGTCGTAATTTGCCATCTGTAAAAGCATAA
- a CDS encoding NAD(P)-dependent malic enzyme, giving the protein MDVRELAVQKKRELKGFLTVGTKYELKDAHDLSVAYTPGVAEPCLRIKDNEAESFELTCRSNMVAVVSDGTRVLGLGDIGAAAALPVMEGKSLLFKKFGDVDCIPLVVDTKDADTLINTVKLLQKNFAGINLEDISSPKCYEIENRLKEELEIPVFHDDQHGTAIACLAGVKGALRLVKKDLATAKIIVNGAGAAGANIARLLYLAGARDITLLVSSGVLHKDYKRLDSLQAELIDLLKLEEKHGNLAENAKGADILLGVSAAGAFTKDILENLADDAIVFAMANPNPEATYADMKAAGIRIAGTGRSDAPNQINNVAVFPGVFRGAIDVRASKITDEMKLAAADALANLIPDSELNEENVMPSVFDPRVAPAVAKAVAEVAVKQGIAKNPKVVEDGSYEG; this is encoded by the coding sequence ATGGACGTACGTGAATTAGCTGTACAAAAGAAACGTGAATTAAAAGGTTTCCTTACTGTAGGAACAAAATATGAATTAAAAGACGCTCATGATTTATCTGTAGCTTACACACCAGGTGTAGCAGAACCATGCTTGCGTATTAAAGATAATGAAGCAGAATCCTTTGAATTAACTTGCCGTTCCAACATGGTTGCCGTTGTATCCGACGGTACTCGTGTACTTGGTCTTGGCGATATCGGTGCTGCAGCAGCATTGCCTGTAATGGAAGGTAAATCTTTATTATTCAAAAAATTCGGCGATGTAGACTGCATTCCATTGGTTGTAGATACAAAAGATGCTGATACATTGATCAACACTGTAAAATTATTGCAAAAAAACTTTGCTGGCATTAACTTGGAAGATATTTCTTCTCCTAAATGCTATGAAATCGAAAACCGTTTGAAAGAAGAATTGGAAATCCCTGTATTCCATGATGACCAACACGGTACTGCAATCGCATGTTTGGCTGGTGTAAAAGGCGCTCTTCGTTTAGTTAAAAAAGATTTAGCTACTGCTAAAATCATTGTAAACGGTGCTGGTGCTGCTGGTGCAAACATTGCTCGTTTGTTATACCTTGCAGGCGCTCGTGATATTACATTGTTAGTATCTTCTGGCGTATTGCACAAAGATTACAAACGTCTTGACTCCTTGCAAGCTGAATTGATCGACTTGCTTAAACTTGAAGAAAAACATGGCAACTTGGCTGAAAATGCTAAAGGTGCTGATATTCTTCTTGGTGTATCTGCAGCAGGTGCTTTCACTAAAGACATCTTGGAAAACTTGGCTGACGATGCAATCGTATTCGCAATGGCTAACCCTAACCCAGAAGCAACATATGCTGACATGAAAGCAGCTGGCATTCGCATCGCTGGTACTGGCCGTTCCGATGCTCCTAACCAAATCAACAACGTAGCAGTATTCCCTGGCGTATTCCGCGGTGCTATCGATGTTCGCGCATCCAAAATCACTGACGAAATGAAATTAGCTGCTGCTGATGCATTGGCTAACTTGATTCCAGATAGCGAATTGAACGAAGAAAACGTAATGCCATCCGTATTCGATCCTCGTGTAGCTCCAGCTGTTGCAAAAGCAGTTGCTGAAGTTGCTGTAAAACAAGGTATCGCTAAGAATCCTAAAGTAGTAGAAGACGGTAGCTACGAAGGTTAA
- a CDS encoding DUF2806 domain-containing protein → MDINSMIPIVQALSPATPIVTVLAKGIFATIFCRKNTEAVEFEKLKIAKLGEIAQTLLDNKLITYTEFYKASNFEGIAVIADKYIKDKPTDDTIHKFDFDWFIKFYDAVGTVSNKEMQEIWAKLLASEINAPKSISYKTIELLKNMSSKEARLLEELLNKSILIQNNCFIPRDEDFLKHNDIKYEDLLLLEDYGLLKIPQGLTMSIQILADETVNLCMSNKHTLQVKNIGEKEQTLKIELYPFTVFAYQLLLIIGSLTNDKILYSFKEVLEENHNELEIKIVPTVAVEVK, encoded by the coding sequence ATGGATATAAATAGTATGATTCCGATTGTTCAGGCACTCTCACCTGCTACCCCAATTGTAACGGTATTAGCGAAAGGAATTTTTGCTACTATTTTTTGTAGGAAAAATACAGAAGCTGTTGAGTTTGAAAAACTAAAAATTGCTAAGCTTGGTGAAATAGCACAAACTTTGCTAGATAATAAGTTAATTACATATACCGAGTTTTATAAAGCATCAAATTTTGAGGGGATTGCAGTAATAGCTGATAAATATATCAAAGATAAACCTACAGATGATACTATTCATAAATTTGATTTTGATTGGTTTATTAAATTTTATGATGCAGTCGGAACTGTTAGTAATAAAGAGATGCAAGAGATTTGGGCTAAGCTATTAGCTAGTGAAATTAATGCGCCTAAATCTATATCATATAAGACTATAGAGCTATTAAAAAATATGTCATCAAAAGAAGCACGTTTACTGGAAGAATTATTGAATAAAAGCATATTAATACAAAATAATTGTTTTATTCCTAGGGATGAAGATTTTTTAAAGCATAATGATATTAAATATGAAGATTTATTGTTGCTGGAGGATTATGGTTTGTTGAAGATACCTCAAGGATTAACTATGTCAATTCAAATATTGGCGGATGAGACGGTTAATTTATGTATGTCTAATAAGCATACGCTTCAAGTGAAAAATATAGGGGAAAAAGAACAAACACTAAAGATTGAATTGTACCCATTTACTGTATTTGCTTATCAATTATTATTAATAATTGGCTCTTTAACAAATGATAAGATCTTATATTCATTTAAAGAAGTTTTAGAAGAGAACCATAATGAATTAGAAATTAAAATTGTACCTACTGTGGCTGTTGAGGTAAAATAA
- a CDS encoding type II toxin-antitoxin system death-on-curing family toxin, producing MSTPNIQLTVEDIYELHRELEDAFVLSSGVRDKNLLASAVNTPFQTFMGSDLYPSLCDKAAQLCYGIANNHPFTDGNKRTALHSMYVYLIINGIDITASQQEVENLIINVAAGNMTNVELAQWLRRNTIEININ from the coding sequence ATGAGTACACCTAATATTCAACTCACTGTAGAAGATATCTACGAACTGCACAGAGAATTAGAAGATGCATTTGTCCTCTCTTCAGGAGTGCGAGATAAGAATCTTTTAGCGTCAGCTGTAAATACCCCATTTCAAACATTTATGGGGAGCGACTTATATCCATCTCTCTGTGACAAAGCAGCACAATTATGTTATGGTATCGCCAATAACCACCCTTTTACAGATGGCAATAAGCGAACTGCACTACACAGCATGTATGTGTATCTTATTATCAATGGTATTGATATTACCGCTTCACAACAAGAAGTTGAAAACCTAATTATCAATGTGGCCGCAGGAAATATGACAAATGTAGAACTAGCACAATGGTTGCGAAGGAATACTATAGAAATAAATATAAATTAG
- a CDS encoding ATP-dependent Clp protease ATP-binding subunit, with the protein MNNNFNNFGSDFGSMNDLFNQLMGNMGGYSTENRRYKINGREVTPEEFAFYRQTGRLPSNEEMQAAQAAQQGKMKQDGILAKLGTNLTQQARDGKLDPVIGRNKEIQETAEILARRTKNNPVLVGDAGVGKTAVVEGLAQAIVNGDVPAAIKNKEIISIDISGLEAGTQYRGSFEENIQNLIKEVKAAGNIILFFDEIHQILGAGSTGDGQGSKGLADILKPALSRGEMTVIGATTQDEYRNTIMKNAALARRFNEVKVNAPSPEDTFKILQGIRPLYEAHHNIELPDAVLKAAVDYSVQYIPQRSLPDKAIDLIDVTAAHLASQHPVTDIKTLEADIAEAKAKQEEFAQKEDYESAINEKMRIQKLQEEIDNHTENQKVVAQVNDVAEAVERMTGIPVSQMGASDIERLKDMKSRLQAHVIGQDKAVEAVSKAIRRNRAGFDEGNRPIGSFLFVGPTGVGKTELAKQLALDMFGNKDAIIRLDMSEYSDRTAVSKLIGATAGYVGYEDNSNTLTERVRRNPYSIVLFDEIEKADPQVITLLLQVLDDGRLTDGQGNTVNFKNTVIIATSNAGFGYGQDNDDENKVDVMDRIAPFFRPEFLNRFNAVIEFNQLKKEDLKQIVDLMLDQVNKTLAKKEITLDVTEAAKELLMEQGYDKTMGARPLRRVIESEIRDNVTDFYLDHIDAKHLLADMKDGHIVISDKDAANTSDDKSADDKAVDDSKQADDAASKDNK; encoded by the coding sequence ATGAACAACAACTTTAATAACTTTGGTAGCGATTTCGGTAGCATGAACGACTTGTTTAATCAATTGATGGGTAACATGGGTGGTTATTCCACAGAAAACCGTCGTTATAAAATTAATGGTCGTGAAGTGACTCCAGAAGAGTTTGCTTTCTATCGTCAAACTGGTCGTTTACCTTCTAATGAAGAAATGCAAGCTGCTCAAGCTGCGCAACAAGGTAAAATGAAACAAGATGGTATCCTTGCTAAGTTAGGTACAAACTTAACTCAACAAGCTCGTGATGGTAAACTCGATCCTGTTATTGGCCGTAATAAAGAAATCCAAGAAACAGCAGAAATCCTTGCACGTCGTACTAAAAACAATCCTGTACTCGTAGGTGATGCTGGTGTTGGTAAAACAGCTGTAGTAGAAGGCTTGGCACAAGCAATTGTTAATGGCGATGTTCCTGCAGCTATTAAAAATAAAGAAATCATTTCCATTGATATTTCCGGTTTGGAAGCTGGTACTCAATATCGTGGTTCCTTCGAAGAAAATATCCAAAACCTTATTAAAGAGGTTAAGGCTGCTGGTAACATTATCTTGTTCTTCGACGAAATCCACCAAATCTTGGGTGCTGGTTCCACAGGTGATGGTCAAGGCTCTAAAGGCTTAGCAGATATCTTGAAACCTGCTTTGTCCCGTGGTGAAATGACTGTTATTGGTGCTACAACACAAGATGAATACCGTAACACAATCATGAAAAACGCAGCTCTTGCTCGTCGTTTCAATGAAGTTAAGGTAAATGCACCATCTCCAGAAGATACTTTCAAAATTTTACAAGGCATTCGCCCATTGTACGAAGCGCATCATAACATTGAATTGCCAGATGCAGTGTTGAAAGCAGCTGTAGATTATTCCGTACAATACATCCCTCAACGTAGCTTACCAGATAAAGCTATCGACTTGATCGATGTAACAGCAGCTCACTTGGCTTCCCAACATCCTGTAACTGATATTAAAACATTAGAAGCAGATATTGCAGAGGCTAAAGCAAAACAAGAAGAGTTTGCTCAAAAAGAAGATTACGAATCCGCTATTAATGAAAAGATGCGTATTCAAAAATTACAAGAAGAAATCGACAACCATACTGAAAACCAAAAGGTAGTGGCTCAAGTTAACGATGTAGCGGAAGCGGTTGAAAGAATGACTGGTATCCCTGTATCTCAAATGGGTGCATCCGATATTGAACGCTTGAAAGACATGAAATCTCGTTTACAAGCTCATGTCATCGGTCAAGATAAAGCAGTAGAAGCTGTATCTAAAGCAATCCGTCGTAACCGTGCAGGCTTTGACGAAGGTAACCGTCCAATCGGTAGCTTCTTATTCGTAGGTCCTACTGGTGTTGGTAAAACAGAATTGGCTAAACAATTAGCACTTGATATGTTCGGTAACAAAGATGCTATCATCCGCTTGGATATGTCCGAATACAGTGATCGCACAGCAGTTTCCAAATTGATTGGTGCTACAGCTGGTTATGTTGGTTACGAAGATAACTCCAACACATTGACTGAACGTGTTCGTCGTAATCCTTACTCCATCGTATTGTTCGACGAAATTGAAAAAGCAGATCCTCAAGTTATTACATTGCTTCTTCAAGTATTGGATGATGGTCGCTTAACAGATGGTCAAGGTAACACCGTAAACTTCAAAAATACTGTTATCATTGCTACATCTAATGCAGGCTTTGGCTATGGTCAAGATAATGACGATGAAAACAAAGTAGATGTAATGGATCGTATCGCTCCATTCTTCCGTCCAGAATTCTTAAACCGTTTCAATGCAGTTATCGAATTCAATCAATTGAAAAAAGAAGATTTGAAACAAATCGTAGATTTAATGCTTGATCAAGTAAATAAAACTTTAGCTAAAAAAGAAATCACTCTTGATGTAACTGAAGCAGCTAAAGAATTATTGATGGAACAAGGTTACGATAAAACTATGGGCGCTCGTCCATTACGTCGTGTTATCGAATCTGAAATCCGCGATAATGTAACTGATTTCTACTTGGATCACATCGATGCAAAACACTTGCTTGCTGATATGAAGGATGGTCACATTGTAATTAGTGACAAAGATGCTGCTAATACATCTGATGATAAATCTGCAGATGATAAAGCTGTAGACGACAGCAAACAAGCTGATGATGCTGCATCCAAGGATAATAAATAA
- a CDS encoding LamB/YcsF family protein produces MSHYVDLNSDLGESFGNYTLGMDGEVLNHVTSANVACGWHAGDPLIMDATVRMCKEKGVAVGAHPGYPDLMGFGRRAMAVNPAEAKAYMIYQVGALQAFCDSYGVTLQHMKLHGAFYNTACVTPALADAVLDGLQAVNPNIAAMVLSGSYIAKEAQCRGIPVIQEVFADRGYTDEGTLVPRTEPGAFIKDPQEALERVLMMVTDGKVVTNTGNTIDIVADSVCVHGDNPEAIAFTNYIREGLTKAGVTVANFQNRK; encoded by the coding sequence ATGTCACATTATGTAGATCTAAATAGTGATTTAGGTGAAAGTTTTGGCAACTACACATTAGGCATGGATGGTGAAGTGTTAAATCACGTCACAAGTGCTAATGTTGCCTGTGGATGGCATGCTGGGGATCCTCTCATTATGGATGCTACAGTTCGCATGTGCAAGGAGAAGGGCGTAGCCGTAGGGGCTCATCCTGGGTATCCTGACTTAATGGGCTTTGGTCGTCGTGCAATGGCAGTGAACCCTGCAGAGGCAAAAGCGTATATGATATATCAAGTTGGTGCATTGCAAGCCTTCTGTGATAGCTATGGCGTTACATTGCAACATATGAAATTACACGGTGCTTTTTATAATACTGCATGTGTAACTCCTGCATTAGCAGATGCTGTACTAGATGGATTACAAGCGGTAAACCCTAATATTGCAGCTATGGTATTGAGCGGTAGCTATATTGCAAAAGAAGCACAATGCCGAGGCATTCCTGTTATTCAAGAGGTATTTGCTGATCGTGGTTATACTGACGAAGGTACATTGGTACCTCGTACAGAGCCGGGCGCTTTCATAAAAGACCCTCAAGAGGCTCTTGAACGAGTTCTCATGATGGTTACAGACGGCAAGGTTGTTACTAATACAGGAAATACTATTGATATTGTAGCTGACTCCGTATGCGTCCATGGCGATAACCCTGAAGCGATAGCTTTCACAAATTACATTCGTGAAGGCCTTACAAAAGCGGGTGTTACAGTGGCTAATTTTCAAAACCGTAAATAG
- a CDS encoding NRAMP family divalent metal transporter, translated as MKPISGKASLSVLLGAAFLMATSSIGPGFMLQTAAFTNDLKADFAFAIIVSVIFSIIAQLNVWTIIGISKMRGQDIANKVLPGLGYFVAFLISLGGLAFNIGNIGGASMGLNIVFGIDTTTAAAISGILGILLFASPKMGGVLDNTAKILGTVMLVLIGYVAFSTNPPVAEAATHAVAPTHYPWLATITLIGGTVGGYITFSGGHRLIDAGITGQEHLKDVRRAAFMGMSVDAVVRILLFLAVLGVVSMGYALDPKDPAGSAFLLGAGEIGHKLFGIVFFCAALTSVVGAAYTSVSFLKTLFKVVERNEKLTIMTFIFVSTCILIFIGKPASLLILAGSVNGLILPITLAVMLFATHKSEIVGDYKHNKLLYYTGWIVVLVTAYIGVTSLQGIAKLLG; from the coding sequence ATGAAACCAATTTCAGGTAAAGCAAGTCTATCTGTCCTCTTGGGGGCAGCTTTCTTGATGGCCACGTCCTCTATTGGGCCGGGCTTTATGTTACAAACGGCGGCGTTTACGAATGATTTAAAAGCAGACTTTGCGTTTGCCATCATTGTGTCTGTTATTTTTTCAATTATTGCACAGCTTAATGTGTGGACCATCATTGGTATATCTAAAATGCGTGGTCAAGATATTGCAAATAAAGTATTGCCAGGACTTGGCTATTTCGTAGCATTCTTGATTTCTCTTGGGGGCCTTGCGTTCAATATCGGTAACATTGGGGGCGCGTCTATGGGCCTAAATATTGTATTTGGTATTGATACAACGACTGCAGCGGCTATTAGTGGTATCCTTGGTATTCTATTGTTCGCCTCTCCAAAAATGGGGGGTGTACTAGACAACACAGCTAAAATTCTTGGTACTGTTATGCTAGTATTGATTGGCTATGTAGCATTCTCTACAAATCCGCCAGTGGCTGAAGCGGCTACTCATGCGGTGGCACCGACGCATTATCCATGGCTTGCAACTATTACCCTTATCGGTGGTACCGTAGGTGGTTACATTACATTCTCTGGCGGTCACCGCCTCATTGATGCGGGTATTACTGGTCAAGAACATTTGAAAGATGTACGTCGTGCAGCCTTCATGGGTATGTCCGTAGATGCAGTGGTTCGTATCTTGTTATTCTTAGCGGTTCTGGGCGTTGTGTCTATGGGCTATGCACTAGACCCTAAAGATCCAGCTGGTTCTGCATTCCTTCTTGGTGCTGGTGAAATCGGTCATAAATTATTCGGTATCGTGTTCTTCTGTGCAGCCTTAACATCTGTAGTAGGTGCAGCGTACACATCCGTGTCCTTCTTAAAAACATTGTTCAAAGTGGTAGAACGCAATGAGAAATTGACTATTATGACATTTATCTTCGTTTCTACATGTATTTTGATCTTCATTGGTAAACCAGCATCCTTGTTGATTTTGGCTGGCTCCGTAAACGGCTTAATCTTGCCGATTACATTGGCAGTAATGCTATTTGCTACTCATAAATCTGAAATCGTAGGGGACTACAAACATAATAAACTGTTATACTATACAGGATGGATTGTAGTACTTGTAACAGCTTACATCGGCGTTACATCCTTACAAGGCATTGCTAAATTACTTGGTTAA
- the pxpB gene encoding 5-oxoprolinase subunit PxpB, with protein sequence MKPIISPVGDCAISIDFGQVIDPKINRHIRQTIERIQELNLEGIIELVPTYCALLLQYDAMIYSYAELCNIIEPTLEQTVTDNANELVTVVEIPTVYGGEFGPDLGFVASHNNLTEDEVLAIHSGTDYLVYMLGFIPGFTYLGGMDPRIATPRLSSPRTLIPAGSVGIAGEQTGTYPSDSPGGWQIIGRTPVTMYDMSKEQAALLSVGDYVRYVPIDEAEYNRIKALGADYAPSMYEVEVGELRGY encoded by the coding sequence ATGAAACCTATAATTTCACCTGTAGGGGATTGCGCTATCTCTATTGATTTTGGTCAAGTCATCGATCCAAAGATTAATCGACATATTCGTCAAACGATAGAGCGAATTCAAGAGCTGAATCTAGAGGGAATCATTGAATTAGTTCCTACCTATTGTGCATTGCTTTTGCAATATGATGCTATGATATACTCCTATGCAGAATTGTGTAACATCATTGAGCCTACATTGGAGCAGACTGTAACAGATAATGCTAATGAACTTGTTACCGTCGTGGAAATTCCTACCGTGTACGGTGGTGAGTTTGGTCCAGACCTTGGTTTTGTAGCCTCTCATAATAATCTAACTGAAGATGAGGTTCTAGCCATTCATAGTGGTACTGATTACTTGGTATATATGCTTGGCTTCATTCCTGGTTTTACTTATTTGGGCGGCATGGATCCACGCATTGCAACGCCTCGTTTGTCCTCACCAAGAACATTGATACCTGCAGGCTCTGTAGGCATTGCAGGGGAACAAACTGGCACGTATCCATCTGACTCTCCAGGAGGATGGCAAATCATTGGCCGTACACCGGTAACCATGTATGATATGTCTAAGGAACAAGCGGCGCTATTGAGTGTTGGCGACTATGTGCGCTATGTGCCGATAGATGAAGCGGAATATAATCGTATTAAAGCATTGGGGGCGGACTATGCGCCATCCATGTATGAAGTAGAGGTAGGTGAGTTGCGTGGCTATTAA
- a CDS encoding biotin-dependent carboxyltransferase family protein gives MSCVAINEFNKLSIYVNAPGMYTTIQDKGRVGFQQYGMPVAGPMDSESYLLGQALVGNVETAGALECTLLPPTLTVKGTCIVAFTGADMEPTINSVRVPRYIPFVCHDGDVISGGFSQCGVRMYISFSGGIDVPRINGSVSTHTKAKIGGLEGRPLQKGDELGIKAFTRDEVHVCDYRGEGHTLFNTALYNRGGRECHEPLRVVLGDQAKHFTEKGIKTFSDNIYTLTVECDRMGFRLDGPEIEHVDSADIISDGAVFGSIQVPSNGHPIVLMADRQTTGGYTKIGTIITADLPRLSQLPVGDGINFNIVSIDEAQDIYRAYIERLQKRIKLAHEQSAYIFKLNNAI, from the coding sequence GTGAGTTGCGTGGCTATTAATGAGTTTAATAAATTATCTATCTACGTAAATGCACCTGGCATGTACACCACCATTCAAGATAAAGGTCGCGTTGGGTTCCAACAATATGGTATGCCTGTAGCAGGTCCTATGGATAGTGAAAGCTATCTGTTGGGGCAAGCGCTGGTAGGTAATGTAGAAACGGCAGGTGCCTTAGAGTGCACATTGTTGCCGCCTACACTCACCGTGAAAGGCACATGTATCGTTGCTTTCACAGGAGCCGACATGGAACCAACCATCAATAGTGTGCGAGTACCGAGATATATTCCATTTGTATGTCACGACGGCGATGTCATTTCCGGCGGTTTTAGCCAATGTGGCGTGCGCATGTACATTTCTTTCTCTGGAGGTATCGACGTGCCAAGAATCAACGGCAGTGTATCGACCCATACAAAGGCGAAAATTGGGGGACTAGAAGGTCGTCCGTTACAAAAAGGTGATGAACTTGGCATCAAAGCGTTTACCAGAGATGAAGTGCATGTCTGCGATTACCGTGGTGAAGGGCATACTCTATTCAATACCGCCTTATATAACCGTGGGGGCCGTGAATGTCATGAACCGTTACGCGTTGTATTAGGTGATCAGGCAAAACATTTCACCGAGAAGGGAATCAAGACCTTTAGTGATAACATCTATACACTGACTGTAGAATGTGACCGTATGGGTTTTCGCTTAGATGGTCCTGAAATTGAACACGTAGACAGTGCAGATATTATTTCTGATGGTGCCGTATTTGGTTCTATCCAAGTGCCTTCTAATGGTCATCCCATTGTCCTCATGGCAGATCGCCAAACAACAGGGGGCTATACAAAAATAGGCACTATCATTACCGCAGACCTACCACGGCTTAGCCAATTGCCGGTAGGGGATGGGATTAACTTTAATATCGTGTCTATTGACGAAGCGCAAGATATATACCGAGCGTATATAGAACGATTACAGAAACGTATCAAACTAGCACATGAACAAAGTGCTTATATATTTAAATTAAATAATGCCATATAA